TTCCTATCAGAATTTTCATGAATTGTTTTTTTAGTAATCTCATGTAAAATTTCAAGACGTTCTTTTTTATCAGTAGTATTTTCTAATTTTTTAGATAATTCTTCTACAGTGTTCTGAGAGAAAATTTGAGTGGTAAAAACTAAAAAGAAGATTGATAGTAAAACTTGTTTGATCATTCGATATGCTTAAAATTAAAATGATTTTCTCTGTTTTATTTCATAACAATATTAATACAATTATAACCTATATTCTAAAAAGTGTATCTGCAAATTTATTTTAATATATCACAAAATGAAAATTTATACAACTATTTATAGTTGACAAATGAATATTTATTCTAGTTAAGTGTTTGTTAGTTAGATGTTTGTTTTGTCCGTTTTTTGTCCGGGGTTATTTTTATGGTGAAAAAGAATTTCTTGATTTCTTTGTATCAAACAAAGTTTTGTTGCAACAAACTTTTAAGGGAAAACATAAACTACTATTAAATTATCAAAAATGTTATTTGCTACTAAAAAACAGAAGAGATACAAAGTAAGAAGAACTAAAATTAAATTTTTAATGTTACCAATCGTATACAAGGGAAAGTTTTTGTGGTTATCAAGAGTGAAACTAGAAACAGCTTTTAATGGATACAAAATGATGATTATTGGAATAGAAAGAATTTAAGCATACTTACAAATTTAGGAAAGGGGATTACCTAAATTAAATGTGCCAAATAAGCTTTATAGTATTAAAACTTATTTGGCACTATTATTTTCTTGACCTAATAATCGACTAAATATTAAGATAATTAAATATTAGTTATAGGTAGAAATTTAGTTATGTTTTTTAATTCCTTTATTATTGAATCGTATAATTCGTTCTTTCAAACTGACTTAAACGAAAATAACCTAAGACTTCTTCACTAGGGTCATTAACATTAACACAATTTCCTTTCAATTGCGCAGGAGTAGTTTGAAATGGTCCACCACCACCTTGAGTTCCTGATAATTGGATTAATTGTTCAATGTAAAAGTAGAAATCTTCTGAAATACCAAATACTTTAATGTCGATTTCTGTTCCCGAAACATTTTTTTCATCAAAATGTAAAACAAAAGCCTCATTACCATTTACAAATTCATCTCGCACAGAAGCTAAAGAAGGAACAGCTAAGTTTTCTTGTACAAACTCTCCTAAATAATAGTTTACTTCATCCGCAGGATCGTCAAAAAGTACACGAACTCTAAATTCATCTTCATTAAAACCGTCTTCTTGAGTAACACTATTGATTTCTGTAAAACCAACTAATGTTTCCGAAGCAGTATAAGTTTCTCCATTATAAACTATATTTAAATTATAAACAGCGCCAATTTCAGGAACAAAGTTTGTAGTTGAGTATTCTCCATTATTTTGATCTGCAAAAGTAAATTGAGTACCATCATTTTCTTTAGTAACTGTTACTGTAGCTCCAATTACTGGGACGTTAGGATTACTATCAAAAAATGCAGTAGAAGTACTTAATTTAATAGTTTGTTCATTTCCTGGAGTTCCTTTTTCCCAATTAATAGAAGCCTCAACAACTAAACGTGGTCCACCGTTAGGAACATCAACATCAACAACATCAGTACAAGATGAAAAAATAGTACTGATTGTTATAAACAAGATATAAATTGATTTTTTCATTTTTTTAGAATTTAAAATTATAAGTTACTGAAGGTGTAATTCCGAAGATAGAAGTGCGTTCAGCTTCATTTAATCCAGATTGATTATTTACACCAAAACTAATAGAAGCCGCATTTCTTCTAGAGTACAAGTTGTAAATACCAAATACCCATTCGGCTTGCCATTTTCTATTTTTATTTTTTCTAGGAGTTAATGTTGCCGAGACATCTAAACGGTTGTACGCAGGTAATCTATCGGCATTTCTGGTAGAATATGTAGGAATTGATA
This genomic stretch from Tenacibaculum jejuense harbors:
- a CDS encoding DUF4249 domain-containing protein, whose amino-acid sequence is MKKSIYILFITISTIFSSCTDVVDVDVPNGGPRLVVEASINWEKGTPGNEQTIKLSTSTAFFDSNPNVPVIGATVTVTKENDGTQFTFADQNNGEYSTTNFVPEIGAVYNLNIVYNGETYTASETLVGFTEINSVTQEDGFNEDEFRVRVLFDDPADEVNYYLGEFVQENLAVPSLASVRDEFVNGNEAFVLHFDEKNVSGTEIDIKVFGISEDFYFYIEQLIQLSGTQGGGGPFQTTPAQLKGNCVNVNDPSEEVLGYFRLSQFERTNYTIQ